The Streptococcus mitis genome has a segment encoding these proteins:
- the leuS gene encoding leucine--tRNA ligase, whose amino-acid sequence MSFYNHKEIEPKWQGYWAEHHTFKTGTDASKPKFYALDMFPYPSGAGLHVGHPEGYTATDILSRYKRAQGYNVLHPMGWDAFGLPAEQYAMDTGNDPAEFTAENIANFKRQINALGFSYDWDREVNTTDPNYYKWTQWIFTKLYEKGLAYEAEVPVNWVEELGTAIANEEVLPDGTSERGGYPVVRKPMRQWMLEITAYAERLLNDLDELDWPESIKDMQRNWIGKSTGANVTFKVEGTDKEFTVFTTRPDTLFGATFTVLAPEHDLVDAITNSEQAEAVADYKHQASLKSDLARTDLAKEKTGVWTGAYAINPVNGKEIPIWIADYVLASYGTGAVMAVPAHDQRDWEFAKQFDLPIVEVLEGGNVAEAAYTEDGLHVNSDFLDGLNKEDAIAKIVAWLEEKGCGQEKVTYRLRDWLFSRQRYWGEPIPIIHWEDGTSTAVPESELPLVLPVTKDIRPSGTGESPLANLTDWLEVTRADGVKGRRETNTMPQWAGSSWYYLRYIDPHNTEKLADEDLLKQWLPVDIYVGGAEHAVLHLLYARFWHKFLYDLGVVPTKEPFQKLFNQGMILGTSYRDHRGALVATDKVEKRDGSFFHVETGEELEQAPAKMSKSLKNVVNPDDVVEQYGADTLRVYEMFMGPLDASIAWSEEGLEGSRKFLDRVYRLITSKEIVAGNNGALDKVYNETVKAVTEQIESLKFNTAIAQLMVFVNAANKEDKLYVDYAKGFVQLIAPFAPHLAEELWQTVAATGESISYVAWPTWDESKLVEDEIEIVVQIKGKVRAKLMVAKDLSREELQEIALADEKVKAEIDGKEIVKVIAVPNKLVNIVVK is encoded by the coding sequence ATGAGTTTTTACAATCATAAAGAAATTGAGCCTAAGTGGCAGGGATACTGGGCAGAACATCATACATTTAAGACAGGAACTGATGCATCAAAACCTAAGTTTTATGCTCTTGACATGTTCCCTTATCCGTCTGGAGCGGGTCTACACGTAGGTCACCCAGAAGGTTATACAGCAACCGATATCCTCAGCCGTTACAAACGTGCGCAAGGATACAATGTCCTTCACCCAATGGGCTGGGATGCTTTTGGTTTGCCTGCAGAGCAATACGCTATGGATACTGGTAATGACCCAGCGGAATTTACGGCTGAAAACATTGCTAACTTCAAACGCCAAATTAATGCGCTTGGATTTTCTTATGACTGGGATCGTGAAGTCAATACAACAGATCCAAACTACTACAAGTGGACGCAATGGATTTTCACTAAGCTTTACGAAAAAGGCTTGGCCTATGAAGCGGAAGTGCCAGTAAACTGGGTTGAGGAACTCGGAACAGCCATCGCTAACGAAGAGGTTCTTCCTGACGGAACATCTGAGCGTGGAGGCTATCCAGTTGTCCGCAAACCAATGCGCCAATGGATGCTCGAAATCACGGCTTACGCAGAGCGCTTGCTCAATGACTTAGATGAACTAGATTGGCCAGAGTCTATCAAGGACATGCAACGCAACTGGATTGGGAAGTCAACTGGTGCTAATGTAACTTTTAAAGTTGAGGGAACAGACAAGGAATTCACAGTCTTTACCACTCGTCCGGACACCCTTTTCGGTGCGACTTTCACTGTCTTGGCTCCTGAGCATGACTTGGTTGACGCTATCACAAATTCAGAGCAAGCAGAAGCTGTAGCAGACTATAAACATCAAGCCAGCCTCAAGTCAGACTTGGCTCGTACAGACCTTGCCAAAGAAAAAACTGGTGTTTGGACTGGTGCTTATGCCATCAACCCTGTCAATGGTAAAGAGATTCCAATCTGGATTGCGGATTATGTTCTTGCTAGTTACGGTACAGGTGCCGTTATGGCTGTGCCAGCCCATGACCAACGTGACTGGGAATTTGCTAAACAATTTGATCTTCCAATTGTAGAAGTGCTTGAAGGTGGAAATGTAGCAGAAGCTGCCTATACAGAAGATGGCCTCCACGTTAATTCAGACTTCCTAGATGGTCTCAACAAAGAAGACGCTATTGCCAAGATTGTGGCTTGGTTGGAAGAAAAAGGCTGTGGACAAGAGAAGGTTACCTACCGTCTCCGCGACTGGCTCTTTAGCCGTCAACGTTACTGGGGTGAGCCAATTCCTATCATTCATTGGGAAGATGGGACTTCAACAGCTGTTCCTGAAAGTGAATTGCCACTTGTCTTGCCTGTAACCAAGGATATCCGTCCTTCAGGTACTGGTGAAAGTCCACTAGCTAACTTGACAGATTGGCTTGAAGTGACTCGTGCAGATGGTGTCAAAGGTCGTCGTGAAACCAACACCATGCCACAATGGGCTGGTTCAAGTTGGTATTACCTCCGCTATATTGATCCACACAATACTGAGAAATTGGCTGATGAGGACCTTCTCAAACAATGGTTGCCAGTAGATATCTACGTGGGTGGTGCAGAGCATGCTGTTCTTCACTTGCTTTACGCACGTTTCTGGCATAAATTCCTCTATGACCTGGGTGTTGTTCCGACTAAGGAACCATTCCAAAAACTCTTTAACCAAGGAATGATTTTGGGAACAAGCTACCGTGACCACCGTGGCGCTCTTGTGGCAACCGATAAGGTTGAAAAACGTGACGGTTCTTTCTTCCATGTGGAAACAGGTGAAGAGTTGGAGCAAGCGCCTGCCAAGATGTCTAAGTCGCTTAAGAACGTTGTCAACCCAGATGATGTGGTGGAACAATACGGTGCTGATACCCTTCGTGTCTATGAAATGTTCATGGGGCCACTTGATGCTTCAATCGCTTGGTCAGAAGAAGGTCTGGAAGGAAGCCGAAAATTCCTTGACCGTGTTTACCGTTTGATTACAAGCAAGGAAATTGTTGCGGGAAACAATGGTGCTCTTGACAAGGTCTACAATGAAACAGTCAAAGCTGTCACTGAGCAAATTGAATCATTGAAATTCAACACAGCTATTGCCCAACTTATGGTCTTTGTCAACGCTGCCAACAAGGAAGACAAACTTTATGTAGACTACGCCAAAGGCTTCGTTCAGTTGATTGCACCATTTGCACCTCACTTGGCAGAAGAACTCTGGCAAACAGTTGCAGCAACAGGAGAATCTATCTCTTATGTAGCTTGGCCAACTTGGGATGAAAGCAAATTAGTTGAAGACGAAATCGAAATCGTTGTCCAAATCAAAGGAAAAGTTCGCGCTAAACTCATGGTTGCTAAAGACCTATCACGCGAAGAATTACAAGAAATTGCTCTCGCTGATGAAAAAGTCAAAGCGGAAATTGACGGTAAGGAAATCGTGAAAGTGATTGCGGTACCTAATAAACTCGTTAATATCGTTGTGAAATAA
- a CDS encoding histidine phosphatase family protein — protein MVKVRLYLVRHGKTMFNTIGRAQGWSDTPLTAEGERGIQELGIGLRESGLQFERAYSSDSGRTIQTMGIILDELGLQGKIPYRMDKRIREWCFGSFDGAYDGDLFMGIIPRIFNVDHVHQLSYAELAEGLVEVDTAGWAEGWEKLSGRIKEGFEAIAKEIEEQGGGNALVVSHGMTIGTIVYLINGMHPHGLDNGSVTILEYEDGQFSVEVVGDRSYRELGREKMLEKNN, from the coding sequence ATGGTAAAAGTACGATTGTATTTGGTACGTCATGGCAAGACTATGTTTAACACGATTGGTCGCGCGCAAGGTTGGAGCGATACTCCCTTAACAGCTGAAGGTGAGAGAGGGATTCAAGAATTAGGAATCGGCTTGAGAGAATCTGGTCTACAGTTTGAGCGCGCTTATTCGAGTGATTCTGGTCGCACCATTCAGACAATGGGAATCATCCTTGATGAACTTGGCTTGCAGGGGAAAATCCCTTATCGCATGGACAAGCGTATCAGAGAATGGTGTTTTGGTAGTTTTGATGGAGCCTACGATGGTGATCTTTTCATGGGCATTATTCCTCGTATCTTTAATGTGGACCACGTTCACCAATTATCATATGCTGAACTGGCTGAGGGCTTGGTAGAGGTCGATACAGCTGGTTGGGCTGAGGGCTGGGAAAAACTCAGTGGTCGAATCAAGGAAGGTTTTGAAGCAATTGCTAAAGAAATCGAAGAGCAAGGTGGGGGGAATGCCCTTGTCGTCAGCCACGGAATGACCATTGGAACCATTGTTTATCTGATTAATGGCATGCATCCGCATGGTCTAGATAATGGGAGCGTGACGATCCTTGAATATGAGGACGGCCAGTTTAGCGTAGAAGTTGTCGGCGACCGTAGTTACCGAGAACTAGGACGTGAGAAGATGCTAGAGAAAAATAATTGA